In one window of Rathayibacter caricis DSM 15933 DNA:
- a CDS encoding ABC transporter permease, translating into MLTRRDLTVRYATSALGYFWSILDPLVMSGIYYFVFTVVFDRSVGEDPYIVFLLAGLLPWMWFNQATSDATRAFLKEAKLVRSTSIPRTIWVGRIVLSKGIEFVASIPVLVLFAVVAGAEVTWAVLLFPVAILLQGVLTLGVGLLVAPLVVFFRDLERVIKLVLRFLFYASPIIYSTDNLPVEIQPWAALNPLSGIFALYRSTFFASELDVPLILTSALISVLLLVVGLIVFRRSERAVLKEL; encoded by the coding sequence CTGCTCACCCGCCGCGATCTGACGGTCCGCTACGCGACCAGCGCCCTCGGCTACTTCTGGTCGATCCTCGACCCGCTGGTGATGTCGGGCATCTACTACTTCGTCTTCACCGTCGTCTTCGACCGCTCGGTCGGCGAGGACCCGTACATCGTCTTCCTCCTCGCCGGGCTCCTGCCCTGGATGTGGTTCAACCAGGCCACCTCGGACGCGACGCGCGCGTTCCTCAAGGAGGCGAAGCTCGTCCGCTCGACGTCGATCCCCCGCACGATCTGGGTCGGACGCATCGTGCTGTCGAAGGGGATCGAGTTCGTCGCGAGCATCCCCGTGCTGGTGCTGTTCGCGGTCGTCGCCGGGGCGGAGGTGACCTGGGCCGTCCTGCTGTTCCCGGTGGCGATCCTCCTGCAGGGGGTGCTGACGCTCGGCGTCGGGCTCCTGGTCGCTCCGCTGGTCGTCTTCTTCCGCGACCTCGAGCGCGTCATCAAGCTCGTGCTGCGCTTCCTCTTCTACGCGTCGCCGATCATCTACTCGACCGACAACCTGCCGGTCGAGATCCAGCCGTGGGCCGCGCTCAACCCGCTGAGCGGGATCTTCGCGCTCTACCGCTCCACCTTCTTCGCGAGCGAGCTCGACGTGCCGCTGATCCTCACCTCGGCCCTGATCTCGGTGCTCCTGCTCGTCGTCGGCCTGATCGTGTTCCGCCGCTCCGAGCGCGCCGTGCTGAAGGAGCTGTGA
- a CDS encoding ABC transporter permease: MVARLLRLRLDVLLGAFRSGPARTAGVLLGVVVAIAAAAGMLAGLGALGGDPALAADASIAVGALVTAGFLVLPFLLGPLDPMDPRAFRLFGIPSARLAAALALAGLISVPVLALLVVALALVPVFAGAGVLAVLGPLVAVATAVLCARIGLAASAALVPSRTARELLAILGLVLLLAVPAVLVVVTGLDWGGAGTRALDSLASALGATPLGAAWAIAPSAVAGDPAGPLVVALLTLAALGGLWWLLVRLLVERPERTHRPARGLRLGWFDVLGASPAGAVAARSITYWIRDPRYQASLVAVPVLPVVVIVLLAVVQVPFPLLSLLPVPLVVLFLGWFLHNDVAYDGSAFWLHVAAGVSGRADRLGRAFPTLLLGLPVVVLGSLVSSATSGLDSALPVLLAANTCLLLVPAGVASAVSARLAYPAPRPGDSPFVQPQAPGASGAGPQALAFGLGLLLAAPAVVLAIRALFLDPEVASAAVLTGFGSAVVVFVLGVLVGGWLFDRRAAELVSFTSRY, translated from the coding sequence GTGGTTGCACGACTTCTCCGGCTGAGGCTCGACGTGCTGCTCGGGGCGTTCCGCTCCGGGCCGGCGCGCACCGCCGGGGTGCTCCTGGGGGTCGTCGTCGCGATCGCGGCCGCCGCGGGGATGCTCGCCGGTCTCGGCGCCCTGGGCGGGGATCCCGCCCTCGCGGCGGATGCGAGCATCGCGGTCGGCGCCCTCGTGACAGCCGGGTTCCTCGTGCTGCCCTTCCTCCTCGGCCCGCTGGATCCGATGGATCCGCGGGCGTTCCGGCTCTTCGGGATCCCCAGCGCCCGCCTGGCGGCCGCGCTCGCCCTCGCGGGGCTGATCTCGGTGCCGGTGCTGGCGCTGCTCGTGGTCGCTCTCGCGCTGGTGCCCGTGTTCGCCGGTGCAGGAGTCCTCGCGGTGCTCGGGCCCCTGGTCGCCGTCGCCACAGCGGTCCTCTGCGCGCGGATCGGTCTCGCCGCCTCGGCGGCGCTGGTCCCCTCGCGCACCGCCCGCGAGCTCCTCGCGATCCTGGGCCTCGTGCTGCTCCTGGCGGTCCCCGCGGTGCTGGTCGTCGTCACCGGACTCGACTGGGGTGGAGCCGGGACGCGCGCTCTCGACTCCCTCGCGTCGGCGCTCGGCGCGACTCCGCTCGGTGCCGCGTGGGCGATCGCTCCGAGCGCGGTCGCGGGCGATCCCGCCGGTCCGCTCGTCGTCGCCCTGCTCACGCTCGCCGCCCTCGGCGGGCTCTGGTGGCTGCTCGTGCGCCTGCTCGTCGAGCGGCCCGAGCGCACCCACCGTCCGGCGCGGGGACTGCGCCTGGGCTGGTTCGACGTCCTCGGCGCCTCGCCCGCCGGAGCGGTCGCCGCCCGCAGCATCACCTACTGGATCCGGGATCCGCGGTATCAGGCGTCACTCGTCGCCGTGCCGGTGCTGCCCGTCGTCGTGATCGTGCTGCTGGCCGTCGTCCAGGTGCCGTTCCCGCTGCTGTCGCTCCTCCCGGTGCCGCTGGTGGTGCTCTTCCTCGGCTGGTTCCTGCACAACGACGTCGCCTACGACGGCTCGGCGTTCTGGCTGCACGTGGCGGCCGGAGTGAGCGGGCGCGCCGACCGCCTCGGCCGCGCGTTCCCGACGCTCCTGCTCGGCCTCCCCGTCGTGGTGCTCGGCTCGCTGGTGTCGAGCGCCACCTCGGGGCTCGACAGTGCACTCCCCGTCCTGCTCGCCGCCAACACCTGCCTCCTGCTGGTGCCGGCCGGAGTGGCGAGCGCCGTGTCCGCGCGGCTCGCGTACCCCGCACCGCGACCGGGCGACAGCCCGTTCGTGCAGCCGCAGGCACCGGGAGCCAGCGGAGCCGGGCCGCAGGCTCTGGCGTTCGGGCTCGGACTCCTGCTGGCCGCACCGGCCGTGGTGCTGGCGATCCGCGCGCTCTTCCTCGATCCGGAGGTGGCGTCGGCCGCGGTGCTGACGGGCTTCGGCAGCGCCGTCGTCGTCTTCGTCCTCGGCGTGCTGGTCGGCGGATGGCTCTTCGACCGCCGGGCCGCCGAGCTGGTCTCGTTCACGAGCCGGTACTGA
- a CDS encoding pyridoxamine 5'-phosphate oxidase family protein, with protein MSTLPVTDRTRVTRIRERQVTDRAVLDALLEEALVAHVAVVRDGAAIVLPILFARDGDSLLLHGSSGGGLLRSAAQGSLLTVSVSLLDGLVVARSTFDSSMNYRSAMILGAAETLEGEEKRRALDVLVDRLLPGRAQEVRPTTSREIAATLVLRMPLTEASVKIRAAGPSDDAEQTDGVWAGVVPLVTRTLPPVLATGVQGSPPPSVEAFVRGVDATRPDHS; from the coding sequence ATGAGCACCCTCCCCGTCACCGACCGCACCCGAGTCACCCGGATCCGCGAGCGGCAGGTCACCGACCGCGCCGTCCTCGACGCCCTGCTCGAGGAGGCGCTCGTCGCGCACGTGGCCGTGGTGCGCGACGGCGCCGCGATCGTGCTGCCGATCCTGTTCGCGCGCGACGGCGACTCCCTCCTGCTGCACGGGTCGAGCGGAGGAGGACTGCTGCGCTCCGCCGCACAGGGCTCGCTGCTGACGGTGTCGGTCTCGCTCCTCGACGGACTCGTGGTGGCGCGGTCCACCTTCGACAGCTCGATGAACTACCGCTCGGCGATGATCCTCGGCGCGGCCGAGACCCTGGAGGGCGAGGAGAAGCGCCGGGCGCTCGACGTGCTTGTCGACCGCCTGCTCCCCGGACGCGCGCAGGAGGTGCGCCCCACCACTTCGCGGGAGATCGCCGCGACCCTGGTACTCCGGATGCCGCTGACCGAGGCGAGCGTCAAGATCCGCGCGGCAGGGCCCTCCGACGACGCCGAGCAGACGGACGGCGTCTGGGCCGGAGTCGTGCCGCTGGTCACCCGGACGCTGCCGCCGGTCCTCGCGACGGGAGTGCAGGGCTCGCCCCCGCCGTCGGTGGAGGCGTTCGTCCGGGGCGTCGACGCGACCCGGCCCGACCACTCCTGA
- a CDS encoding HhH-GPD-type base excision DNA repair protein, with the protein MTSDALHITDDPDADALLTRDPLALLIGMLLDQQVAMETAFAGPLKIEQRLEALGASFDAEAIAALDEEAFSELCRTPPAVHRYPANMAGRVQTLCRAIVDDWGADASAIWTRDEPDGKAVLARLKALPGFGDQKARIFLALLGKQRGFDGAGWREAAGAYGEEGSFRSVADIVSPESLTKVRATKQAAKAAAKASK; encoded by the coding sequence ATGACCTCCGACGCGCTCCACATCACCGACGACCCGGACGCCGACGCGCTGCTGACGCGCGATCCGCTCGCCCTCCTGATCGGCATGCTCCTCGACCAGCAGGTCGCGATGGAGACCGCGTTCGCGGGCCCGCTCAAGATCGAGCAGCGTCTCGAGGCCCTCGGGGCGTCCTTCGACGCCGAGGCGATCGCGGCCCTCGACGAGGAGGCCTTCTCGGAGCTCTGCCGCACCCCGCCGGCCGTCCACCGCTACCCGGCCAACATGGCGGGGCGCGTGCAGACGCTCTGCCGGGCGATCGTCGACGACTGGGGCGCGGACGCCTCCGCGATCTGGACCCGCGACGAGCCCGACGGCAAGGCCGTGCTCGCACGCCTCAAGGCGCTGCCCGGTTTCGGCGACCAGAAAGCGCGCATCTTCCTCGCGCTGCTCGGCAAGCAGCGCGGCTTCGACGGTGCGGGCTGGCGCGAGGCCGCCGGCGCCTACGGCGAGGAGGGCTCGTTCCGCTCAGTCGCCGACATCGTCTCCCCGGAGTCGCTGACGAAGGTGCGCGCGACGAAGCAGGCCGCGAAGGCCGCGGCCAAGGCGTCGAAGTAG
- a CDS encoding ABC transporter ATP-binding protein, whose product MTSTSSPDQQPVVIACRGLGIRFRRNRRGTRSFKDLFAGRARRSRPGEFWALRGLDVEVRQGEAIGVVGRNGQGKSTLLKLVAGVVLPDEGVVEVRGGVAPLIEITGGFVADLSVRENVYLTAGLHGMSRREVDERFDSIIEFAEIQDFLDTPYKHLSSGMKVRIAFSVVSRLEEPIILVDEVLAVGDKAFREKCYARIEELLAAGRTLFFVSHNERDLRRFCTRGLYLDKGSLVLDAPIDQVLARYAEDYAPKPPTPAD is encoded by the coding sequence ATGACCTCGACGTCCTCCCCCGATCAGCAACCGGTCGTCATCGCCTGCCGCGGTCTCGGGATCCGCTTCCGGCGCAACCGCCGGGGCACCCGCTCCTTCAAGGACCTCTTCGCCGGCCGCGCGCGCCGCTCGCGCCCCGGCGAGTTCTGGGCCCTGCGCGGTCTGGACGTCGAGGTGCGGCAGGGCGAGGCCATCGGGGTCGTGGGCCGCAACGGCCAGGGCAAGTCGACCCTCCTGAAGCTCGTCGCGGGAGTGGTGCTGCCCGACGAGGGCGTCGTCGAGGTGCGCGGCGGAGTCGCTCCGCTGATCGAGATCACCGGCGGGTTCGTCGCCGATCTGAGCGTGCGCGAGAACGTCTACCTCACGGCGGGTCTGCACGGCATGTCGCGGCGCGAGGTCGACGAGCGCTTCGACTCGATCATCGAGTTCGCCGAGATCCAGGACTTCCTCGACACCCCCTACAAGCACCTCTCGAGCGGCATGAAGGTCCGCATCGCGTTCTCGGTCGTCTCTCGGCTCGAGGAGCCGATCATCCTCGTCGACGAGGTGCTCGCGGTCGGCGACAAGGCCTTCCGCGAGAAGTGCTACGCCCGCATCGAGGAGCTCCTGGCGGCCGGGCGCACGCTGTTCTTCGTCTCGCACAACGAGCGCGACCTCCGCCGCTTCTGCACCCGCGGGCTCTACCTGGACAAGGGCTCCCTGGTGCTGGATGCACCGATCGATCAGGTGCTCGCGCGTTACGCTGAGGACTACGCGCCGAAGCCGCCGACTCCCGCCGACTGA
- a CDS encoding ABC transporter ATP-binding protein, translating into MTSTNAEGTERSPRPADPEGAVRPDAPADPAPEGHPVVYELHAVTRTFGRTVAVDRIDLAVRAGTFYGIIGPNGAGKTTTLSMMTGLLRPDTGRVLVHGVDVWKDPAAAKKLIGVLPDRLRLFDRLTGAQFLFYAAALRGIDRATAKQRAQELAEALGLTDALERLISDYSAGMAKKVALAGAMIHAPRVLVLDEPFESVDPVSSAAVITVLRRFVAGGGTVVLSSHGLDFIERVCDDVAVIVGGRVLASGAVEDVAGTVTLEERFLELAGGKQIAEGLQWLHDFSG; encoded by the coding sequence ATGACGTCGACGAACGCCGAGGGGACCGAGCGCTCGCCGCGCCCCGCCGACCCGGAGGGCGCCGTCCGTCCCGATGCGCCCGCCGATCCGGCGCCCGAGGGGCACCCCGTCGTCTACGAGCTCCACGCCGTCACCCGGACCTTCGGCCGCACCGTCGCGGTCGACCGCATCGATCTCGCGGTCCGTGCCGGGACGTTCTACGGCATCATCGGCCCGAACGGCGCGGGCAAGACGACCACCCTCTCCATGATGACCGGGCTCCTGCGCCCCGACACCGGCCGCGTCCTCGTCCACGGCGTCGACGTCTGGAAGGACCCCGCGGCGGCCAAGAAGCTGATCGGCGTCCTGCCCGACCGCCTCCGCCTGTTCGACCGCCTGACCGGGGCGCAGTTCCTCTTCTACGCGGCGGCTCTGCGCGGGATCGACAGAGCCACCGCCAAGCAGCGGGCGCAGGAGCTCGCCGAAGCGCTGGGCCTGACGGACGCGCTTGAGCGCCTCATCTCGGACTACTCGGCCGGCATGGCCAAGAAGGTCGCGCTCGCCGGAGCGATGATCCACGCGCCGCGGGTGCTCGTCCTCGACGAGCCGTTCGAGTCCGTCGACCCCGTGTCCTCGGCGGCGGTGATCACCGTGCTCCGCCGCTTCGTCGCGGGCGGGGGCACCGTCGTGCTCTCGAGCCACGGGCTCGACTTCATCGAGCGCGTCTGCGACGACGTGGCCGTGATCGTCGGGGGCCGGGTGCTCGCCTCCGGAGCGGTGGAGGACGTCGCCGGGACCGTCACCCTCGAGGAGCGCTTCCTCGAACTGGCGGGCGGCAAGCAGATCGCCGAGGGGCTGCAGTGGTTGCACGACTTCTCCGGCTGA
- a CDS encoding DUF3039 domain-containing protein: MTTRPENSSTDPLEGGGGTATLDRELEELLNQETIEPGDHERFSHYVQKDKILESALTGKPVKALCGKKWLPGRDPEKFPVCPSCKEIYARMK; this comes from the coding sequence ATGACGACCCGCCCCGAGAACAGCAGCACCGACCCTCTCGAGGGAGGCGGAGGAACCGCCACCCTCGACCGCGAGCTCGAGGAGCTCCTCAATCAGGAGACGATCGAGCCGGGAGACCACGAGCGGTTCTCCCACTACGTGCAGAAGGACAAGATCCTCGAGAGCGCCCTCACCGGCAAGCCGGTCAAGGCGCTCTGCGGCAAGAAGTGGCTGCCGGGACGCGACCCGGAGAAGTTCCCGGTGTGCCCCTCGTGCAAGGAGATCTACGCGCGGATGAAGTGA
- a CDS encoding PLP-dependent aminotransferase family protein, with amino-acid sequence MASGDLEIPLLLAPSPRGSVRAHLAEALRAAVLDGRYAPGEPIPSSRVLAGQLGVSRGSVVAAVDQLVGEGYLVAEPRAAVTVAADGVVVPVRVTRPSGERAPTERTAPLLDLRPGRPDTRGLDTPEWRAAWRPALAAPPSALPAPTGDPGLRAQIADQLRRSRGVDVTPADVVVTSGTADAVALLVRAASTELGRSVRVGVEDPGYPAVRRRLLAEGHEVVGIGLDADGIDLAALSAARPDVVVVTPSHQYPTGGRLALAARLELVRRATSERMLVIEDDYDSEFRYVGAPLPALASLDATGGVAHVGSFSKTVSPWLRVAFLALPAASWLRPALAGLDSERDASVSGPTQEALAAFMAGGAFRRHLTRTRRRYAHRRELVRAFSERIGWGEARGLDGGLHVVLSLPRSLAAAEVAAALAREGLEVATLDAYALSGRADRPALVLGYGHLTDLELTASLGTIDHVVRRLADERGIPEG; translated from the coding sequence ATGGCGTCCGGTGATCTCGAGATCCCGCTGCTGCTGGCACCGTCGCCCCGGGGGTCGGTCCGAGCGCACCTCGCGGAGGCGCTGCGCGCCGCCGTGCTCGACGGCCGCTACGCCCCCGGTGAGCCGATCCCGTCGAGCCGCGTGCTGGCCGGGCAGCTCGGAGTCTCGCGCGGGTCGGTCGTGGCCGCGGTGGACCAGCTGGTGGGCGAGGGCTACCTCGTCGCCGAGCCTCGCGCCGCCGTGACGGTGGCGGCGGACGGAGTGGTGGTTCCGGTGCGCGTCACGAGGCCGAGCGGGGAGCGTGCTCCGACCGAGCGCACCGCGCCGCTCCTGGACCTGCGGCCCGGCCGTCCGGACACCCGCGGTCTCGACACCCCCGAGTGGCGCGCGGCCTGGCGGCCGGCCCTCGCCGCGCCGCCCTCGGCCCTTCCCGCGCCGACCGGCGATCCCGGCCTCCGCGCGCAGATCGCCGACCAGCTCCGGCGCTCCCGCGGCGTCGACGTCACTCCTGCCGACGTCGTGGTCACGAGCGGCACCGCCGACGCCGTCGCGCTGCTCGTGCGCGCCGCCTCGACCGAGCTCGGACGCTCCGTGCGGGTCGGGGTGGAGGACCCGGGCTACCCGGCCGTGCGGCGCCGCCTGCTCGCCGAGGGGCACGAGGTGGTCGGCATCGGTCTCGACGCCGACGGGATCGACCTCGCGGCGCTCTCCGCAGCCCGACCCGACGTGGTCGTCGTCACTCCCTCGCACCAGTACCCGACCGGCGGCCGGCTCGCCCTCGCCGCGCGCCTCGAGCTCGTGCGGCGCGCGACGAGCGAGCGGATGCTCGTGATCGAGGACGACTACGACAGCGAGTTCCGCTACGTCGGTGCTCCGCTGCCCGCGCTCGCCTCCCTCGACGCGACCGGGGGAGTGGCGCACGTCGGCTCCTTCTCGAAGACCGTCTCGCCCTGGTTGCGCGTCGCGTTCCTCGCGCTGCCGGCCGCATCGTGGCTGCGCCCGGCGCTGGCCGGCCTCGACTCCGAGCGCGACGCCTCGGTCTCGGGTCCGACGCAGGAGGCGCTCGCCGCGTTCATGGCGGGCGGCGCGTTCCGCCGGCACCTCACCCGCACACGGCGGAGGTACGCGCACCGGCGCGAGCTGGTCCGCGCGTTCTCGGAGCGGATCGGCTGGGGCGAGGCCCGCGGGCTCGACGGAGGGCTGCACGTCGTCCTCTCGCTGCCCCGCTCCCTCGCGGCGGCCGAGGTCGCCGCCGCACTGGCCCGGGAGGGGCTCGAGGTGGCGACGCTCGACGCGTACGCGCTGTCGGGCAGGGCGGACCGACCGGCGCTGGTCCTGGGCTACGGCCACCTCACCGACCTCGAGCTGACGGCCTCGCTCGGGACGATCGACCACGTGGTCCGGCGTCTCGCGGACGAGCGTGGTATCCCTGAGGGATGA
- a CDS encoding NTP transferase domain-containing protein yields the protein MTNNGTNRGQASSTSSTPATVVILAAGMGSRLGRSLPKPLTPLSDGRTIMQQQFDNIHHAFGTSVPVSIVVGYKLEHIIEAFPSASFVYNEQYDQTNTSKSLLRALQASGQGGVLWMNGDVVFDPRILDRAAALIAKDASFVTVNTAKVSDEEVKYTTSAEGYIEELSKTVRGGLGEAVGINYVSAADKPALIRQLARVDAQDYFERGIELAIEQDRLLVEPMDISDLYAVEVDFAEDLERANLFV from the coding sequence ATGACGAACAACGGAACGAACCGGGGCCAGGCGAGCAGCACGAGCAGCACGCCCGCCACCGTCGTGATCCTCGCCGCCGGCATGGGCAGCCGCCTCGGCCGCTCCCTCCCCAAGCCGCTCACGCCGCTCAGCGACGGCCGCACGATCATGCAGCAGCAGTTCGACAACATCCACCACGCGTTCGGCACCTCGGTGCCCGTGAGCATCGTGGTCGGCTACAAGCTCGAGCACATCATCGAGGCGTTCCCGTCGGCGTCGTTCGTCTACAACGAGCAGTACGACCAGACCAACACCTCCAAGAGCCTGCTCCGCGCCCTCCAGGCCTCGGGCCAGGGCGGCGTGCTCTGGATGAACGGCGACGTGGTCTTCGACCCGCGCATCCTCGACCGCGCCGCGGCCCTCATCGCGAAGGACGCGTCCTTCGTCACGGTGAACACCGCCAAGGTCTCGGACGAGGAGGTCAAGTACACGACGAGCGCCGAGGGCTACATCGAGGAGCTCTCGAAGACCGTCCGCGGCGGTCTCGGCGAGGCCGTCGGCATCAACTACGTCTCGGCGGCCGACAAGCCCGCGCTCATCCGCCAGCTCGCCCGGGTCGACGCCCAGGACTACTTCGAGCGTGGCATAGAGTTGGCGATCGAGCAGGACCGACTGCTCGTCGAGCCGATGGACATCTCCGACCTCTACGCCGTCGAGGTGGACTTCGCCGAGGACCTCGAGCGCGCGAACCTCTTCGTCTGA
- a CDS encoding alpha/beta fold hydrolase, whose amino-acid sequence MAPKDRGRDIEKSEPGAVDPAQFAKLLDRVLAVQRPAVLANIRALRRRRPDASPEQLITSLERQYLSSVAAGGAAIGATAVVPGIGTAASVALSGAGAVGFLEASALFAQSVTEVHGIRLEDPERARALVLTLMMGSSGSELVRQVAGQAAGGAGLTQYWGSVVTKGLPSFLVGELADRAKRSFTRHFLTQQGAGLVGRAMPFGVGAAIGGVGNAMLGRKVVQNARDAFGPAPQVFGNALVIEPTRSERKRALTAGTYEPLELHVRDYGGEGDRVALLLHGLASDSRTWYALVPTLHEHGYRVIAPDLAGHGGSPKSTAYSPERWASDVRGSVLQTPDLIIGHGLGAVVAARLADEYRPERVILLDPAFSDSRGPAAALRGSRSLTKVEKGDAGELRRRHAIWTDEQIELDVSAHRLWDPASAGGLTARGAADAPDIVVVPTLAVLPEDPIAHPSLAGVLSDHGIEVRSVPGAGSSILREDRPALIAAVEDRL is encoded by the coding sequence ATGGCGCCGAAGGACCGCGGCCGGGACATCGAGAAGTCGGAGCCCGGAGCGGTCGACCCCGCGCAGTTCGCGAAGCTCCTCGACAGGGTGCTCGCCGTGCAGCGGCCGGCCGTGCTCGCGAACATCCGGGCGCTGCGCCGCCGCCGGCCGGATGCGAGCCCGGAGCAGCTCATCACCTCGCTCGAGCGGCAGTACCTCTCGAGCGTCGCGGCCGGCGGGGCGGCCATCGGAGCGACGGCCGTCGTCCCCGGCATCGGCACCGCCGCCTCCGTGGCGCTCTCGGGCGCCGGCGCCGTCGGGTTCCTCGAGGCGAGCGCCCTCTTCGCGCAGTCGGTCACCGAGGTGCACGGCATCCGGCTCGAGGACCCGGAGCGCGCCCGCGCCCTCGTCCTCACGCTGATGATGGGCTCCTCCGGGAGCGAGCTCGTGCGCCAGGTCGCCGGGCAGGCCGCGGGCGGCGCGGGCCTCACCCAGTACTGGGGCTCGGTGGTCACCAAGGGGCTCCCCTCGTTCCTCGTCGGGGAGCTCGCCGATCGCGCGAAGCGCTCCTTCACCCGGCACTTCCTCACGCAGCAGGGTGCGGGCCTCGTCGGGCGCGCCATGCCCTTCGGCGTGGGCGCGGCCATCGGAGGTGTCGGCAACGCGATGCTCGGCCGGAAGGTCGTCCAGAACGCCCGGGACGCCTTCGGTCCCGCCCCGCAGGTCTTCGGCAACGCCCTGGTGATCGAGCCGACCCGCTCCGAGCGCAAGCGCGCGCTGACCGCCGGCACGTACGAGCCGCTCGAGCTGCACGTCCGCGACTACGGCGGCGAGGGCGACCGGGTGGCGCTCCTCCTGCACGGACTCGCCTCGGACTCGCGCACCTGGTACGCCCTCGTGCCGACGCTGCACGAGCACGGCTACCGGGTGATCGCTCCGGATCTCGCGGGGCACGGCGGGTCGCCGAAGTCGACCGCCTACTCGCCGGAGCGCTGGGCGTCGGACGTGCGCGGCTCGGTGCTGCAGACCCCGGACCTGATCATCGGGCACGGCCTCGGCGCGGTCGTCGCGGCTCGACTGGCGGACGAGTACCGGCCGGAGCGCGTGATCCTGCTCGACCCCGCCTTCTCCGACTCCCGCGGGCCGGCCGCCGCTCTGCGCGGCTCCCGCTCCCTGACGAAGGTCGAGAAGGGCGACGCCGGCGAGCTGCGGCGCCGCCACGCGATCTGGACCGACGAGCAGATCGAGCTCGACGTCTCTGCGCATCGGCTCTGGGATCCGGCGTCCGCCGGCGGACTCACCGCACGCGGTGCCGCCGACGCCCCCGACATCGTCGTGGTGCCGACGCTCGCGGTGCTCCCGGAGGACCCGATCGCGCATCCGTCGCTCGCCGGCGTGCTCTCGGACCACGGCATCGAGGTGCGCAGCGTCCCCGGCGCGGGATCCTCGATCCTGCGCGAGGACCGACCGGCGCTGATCGCCGCGGTCGAGGACCGGCTCTAG
- a CDS encoding nicotinate phosphoribosyltransferase — protein MDATAFLTDRYELTMVEGALGSGTADRRCMFEVFARSLPAGRRYGILAGTGRLLELVSRFRFGEPELDWLRENRVVDSRTLDWLADYRFTGDVWGYREGEVYLPGSPVLIVEAPFAEGVLLETLALSVLNHDSAVASAAARMVSAADGRPLAEMGSRRAGERSAVAAARAAYIAGFGATSNLEAGRSWGVPTMGTSAHAFTLLHDSEEDAFRAQVAALGPGTTLLVDTYDVTAAVDLAVRVAGTGLGAVRIDSGDLPQQVAAVRAQLDALGATGTRITVTNDLDEYGIAGLAASPVDSYGVGTSVATGSGHPTAGMVYKLVAHEDDAGEWVAVAKKSASKASIGGRKAAGRLLSDGVAEEEVVHVGAGPEGGVGAGERPLLVPLVESGEILGEALGAAGTSAAREHRAAAVAELPLDALRLGRGDPVIPTRYA, from the coding sequence ATGGACGCGACGGCCTTCCTCACCGACCGGTACGAGCTCACGATGGTCGAGGGCGCCCTCGGCAGCGGCACGGCCGATCGGCGGTGCATGTTCGAGGTCTTCGCGCGGAGCCTGCCGGCCGGCCGGCGGTACGGGATCCTCGCCGGCACGGGGCGGCTGCTCGAGCTCGTCTCGCGCTTCCGGTTCGGCGAGCCGGAGCTCGACTGGCTGCGCGAGAACCGCGTGGTCGACTCCCGCACCCTCGACTGGCTGGCCGACTACCGCTTCACCGGCGACGTCTGGGGCTACCGCGAGGGCGAGGTCTACCTGCCCGGCTCCCCCGTCCTGATCGTCGAGGCGCCCTTCGCCGAGGGCGTGCTGCTCGAGACGCTCGCACTCTCGGTGCTCAACCACGACAGCGCCGTCGCGAGCGCCGCCGCCCGCATGGTCTCGGCCGCCGACGGCCGCCCGCTCGCCGAGATGGGCTCGCGACGGGCCGGTGAGCGCTCGGCCGTCGCCGCCGCGCGCGCCGCGTACATCGCCGGCTTCGGCGCCACCTCCAACCTCGAGGCGGGCCGCAGCTGGGGCGTGCCGACGATGGGCACCTCCGCGCACGCGTTCACGCTGCTGCACGACTCGGAGGAGGACGCGTTCCGCGCGCAGGTCGCGGCCCTCGGCCCCGGCACCACGCTCCTCGTCGACACCTACGACGTCACCGCCGCGGTGGACCTGGCCGTGCGCGTGGCCGGAACAGGACTCGGCGCGGTGAGGATCGACTCCGGCGATCTGCCGCAGCAGGTGGCCGCCGTGCGCGCGCAGCTCGACGCCCTGGGGGCCACCGGCACGAGGATCACCGTGACGAACGACCTCGACGAGTACGGCATCGCCGGCCTCGCCGCGTCCCCCGTCGACTCCTACGGCGTCGGCACCTCGGTCGCGACGGGATCCGGTCACCCGACGGCGGGCATGGTCTACAAGCTCGTCGCCCACGAGGACGACGCGGGCGAGTGGGTCGCCGTCGCGAAGAAGTCGGCCTCGAAGGCCTCGATCGGCGGCCGCAAGGCGGCGGGCCGGCTGCTCTCGGACGGAGTGGCCGAGGAGGAGGTCGTGCACGTGGGCGCGGGACCGGAGGGCGGCGTCGGAGCAGGAGAGCGTCCGCTGCTCGTGCCGCTCGTGGAGAGCGGCGAGATCCTGGGCGAGGCGCTCGGAGCCGCCGGCACGTCCGCGGCGCGCGAGCACCGGGCCGCCGCAGTGGCGGAGCTGCCCCTCGACGCGCTGCGCCTGGGGCGAGGCGACCCGGTCATCCCGACGCGCTACGCGTGA